In Gopherus flavomarginatus isolate rGopFla2 chromosome 5, rGopFla2.mat.asm, whole genome shotgun sequence, one DNA window encodes the following:
- the LOC127051123 gene encoding mannose-1-phosphate guanyltransferase alpha-A-like, whose protein sequence is METQGNLPCNNRKQSLNYGCIVANTETCEVLHYVEKPSTFVSEIINCGIYLFTPAIFQHIGEVFQRTQQELLLEESPNGWQRAEVIRLEQDIFTALAGRGKLYVYKTDGFWSQIKSAGSAIYASRLYLSQYSQCHPERLAPNSPGGPTIRGNVYIHPTASIDRSAVLGPNVSIGKGVTVGADVRVRESIILHGASLQDHTCVLNSIVGWDSTIGRWARVEGTPSDPNPNDPYAKIDSETLFRDGRLTPSITILGCNVTIPAVVVILNSIVLPHKELSRSFKNQIIL, encoded by the coding sequence ATGGAGACACAAGGCAATCTCCCATGCAACAACAGGAAGCAGTCCCTGAACTACGGCTGCATCGTGGCCAACACGGAGACGTGTGAGGTCCTGCACTACGTGGAAAAACCCAGCACCTTCGTCAGCGAGATCATCAACTGCGGCATCTACCTGTTCACGCCAGCCATCTTCCAGCACATCGGCGAGGTCTTCCAGAGGACCCAGCAGGAGCTTCTCCTGGAGGAGAGCCCCAATGGCTGGCAGCGTGCCGAGGTCATCCGGCTGGAGCAGGACATCTTCACGGCGCTGGCCGGGCGTGGCAAACTCTACGTCTACAAAACCGACGGCTTCTGGAGCCAGATCAAATCGGCCGGCTCTGCCATCTACGCCAGCCGCCTCTACCTCAGCCAGTACAGCCAGTGCCACCCGGAGAGACTGGCCCCGAACAGCCCCGGGGGGCCCACCATCCGAGGGAACGTGTATATCCACCCGACGGCGTCCATCGACCGCAGTGCTGTGCTGGGTCCCAACGTCTCCATCGGGAAGGGGGTGACGGTGGGAGCCGACGTGCGTGTGCGCGAGTCCATCATCCTGCACGGGGCGTCGCTGCAGGATCACACCTGTGTGCTGAACAGCATTGTGGGCTGGGACAGCACCATCGGGCGCTGGGCCCGGGTTGAGGGGACGCCCAGTGACCCGAACCCCAACGACCCCTACGCCAAAATTGATAGCGAGACCCTCTTCAGGGACGGCAGGCTCACGCCCTCCATCACCATCCTGGGCTGTAACGTCACCATCCCCGCGGTGGTTGTGATCCTCAACTCCATCGTCCTGCCCCACAAGGAGCTGAGCCGCAGCTTCAAGAACCAGATCATCCTGTGA